The following coding sequences lie in one Candidatus Schekmanbacteria bacterium genomic window:
- a CDS encoding ABC transporter permease produces MILSKPLAFLKKDFLEQSSYKFNFITQFIGIFLSTILFYFVSKLVGTAASPYLKPYGGDYFAFVLIGIAFSSYLSVALSSFSTAIQGAQVSGTLEALLVTQTSIPTIIISSSLYSFLLTSLRVVLYLLLGAFVFGVNMDAKGIPIAILILMLTTIAFSSLGIISASFIMVLKRGDPFMWIFTNASWFLGGVYYPVDVLPSWLQKLSYFLPITYALEGMRLALLKGYSIFQLKFHILALLLFCIIMLPLSVTIFIFAVQKTKRDGSLTHY; encoded by the coding sequence ATGATTCTCTCTAAACCATTAGCTTTCTTGAAGAAAGATTTTTTGGAGCAGTCAAGTTATAAATTCAATTTTATAACGCAGTTTATAGGAATATTTCTTTCTACGATACTTTTTTATTTTGTTTCGAAACTTGTTGGCACTGCCGCATCACCCTATTTGAAACCCTATGGAGGAGACTACTTTGCCTTTGTCCTCATAGGCATAGCTTTTTCGAGTTATCTTTCAGTTGCCCTTTCAAGTTTTTCAACGGCAATTCAGGGTGCGCAGGTGTCCGGCACCCTCGAAGCATTATTGGTGACTCAAACTTCAATTCCCACAATTATTATATCTTCATCATTATATAGTTTTCTTCTGACTTCTCTCCGTGTTGTCCTATATCTTTTGTTGGGCGCTTTTGTATTTGGCGTGAATATGGATGCAAAGGGAATTCCCATTGCCATTTTAATATTAATGCTTACAACAATTGCTTTTTCAAGTCTTGGAATAATTTCTGCAAGTTTCATTATGGTGTTGAAAAGGGGCGACCCCTTTATGTGGATATTCACAAATGCATCTTGGTTTCTTGGAGGTGTCTATTATCCGGTAGATGTCTTGCCATCATGGCTTCAGAAGTTGTCATATTTCCTGCCAATAACATATGCATTGGAAGGAATGAGACTGGCGCTATTGAAGGGGTATTCAATTTTCCAATTGAAATTTCATATTTTAGCTCTTCTGCTTTTCTGTATTATAATGCTTCCCCTGAGTGTCACTATTTTTATCTTTGCAGTGCAGAAAACTAAAAGAGACGGCAGTCTTACCCATTATTGA
- a CDS encoding ABC transporter ATP-binding protein — protein MEYAVETYDIVKNYRELKKYRDYLTAPFRKKIITALKGISVKVRKGELFGLLGPNGAGKTTFLKILSTVVLPTSGKALVAGFDVEKEGMKVRRSIGYAMGDERSSYWRLTGRQNLEFFAVLNNLEKREAKKKIEEVLELTGLSKDADRHFKDYSTGMKQKLAIARGLLTDPAVLFLDEPTRSLDPTAAKQLREFIKEEIVRKRGTTVILATHNLSEAETLCDRIAIIDKGKLKACGTIDEIRRIITKGNRYRVELFGDEEDLVSRLKSIKGIDNPSLKNGSENKVFFCDFYLSDDKLQIKEIVKEMLDRDLNVISFHPVSQSLEEIFSSITEEDKNE, from the coding sequence TTGGAATATGCGGTAGAAACATACGATATTGTTAAAAATTACCGGGAGCTTAAAAAGTATAGGGATTATTTGACAGCCCCTTTTAGAAAGAAAATCATAACGGCATTGAAGGGGATATCCGTAAAAGTTCGAAAAGGTGAATTATTTGGACTGCTTGGTCCAAACGGGGCCGGAAAAACAACCTTTCTCAAAATTCTTTCCACAGTAGTCCTTCCTACTTCCGGAAAAGCGCTTGTGGCAGGATTCGATGTAGAAAAGGAAGGAATGAAGGTGAGGCGCTCGATCGGTTATGCTATGGGAGATGAAAGGAGCAGTTATTGGCGTCTTACAGGCAGGCAAAACTTAGAGTTTTTTGCTGTGTTGAACAACTTGGAAAAGAGAGAGGCGAAAAAGAAGATTGAGGAAGTTCTTGAATTAACAGGATTATCAAAAGATGCAGACAGGCATTTCAAGGATTATTCAACAGGAATGAAGCAAAAACTTGCCATAGCGCGCGGACTGTTGACAGACCCTGCTGTGCTTTTTTTAGATGAGCCCACAAGAAGTCTTGACCCGACAGCTGCAAAACAGCTTCGTGAATTTATCAAAGAAGAAATCGTCAGAAAAAGGGGTACGACTGTCATTCTTGCTACACACAATTTATCTGAAGCGGAAACCTTGTGTGACAGAATCGCAATCATTGATAAAGGAAAGCTCAAAGCGTGCGGCACTATTGATGAAATAAGAAGGATAATAACAAAGGGGAATAGATACAGAGTAGAGCTTTTCGGCGATGAGGAAGATTTAGTTTCAAGATTAAAGAGTATAAAAGGAATAGATAACCCATCCTTGAAAAATGGCAGTGAAAACAAGGTGTTCTTTTGTGATTTTTATTTGAGTGATGATAAACTTCAGATAAAGGAGATAGTTAAGGAGATGTTGGATAGAGATTTAAATGTGATATCCTTTCATCCTGTTAGCCAAAGCTTGGAAGAGATTTTTTCATCGATAACCGAAGAGGACAAAAATGAATGA
- a CDS encoding ABC transporter ATP-binding protein, which translates to MEKTLLNVEDLKTYFYKNDKVIKAVDGLSFKINEGEIHGIVGESGCGKSVTAFSILKLIPSPPGKIVSGKIIFEGKEILSLPEKEIRKIRGNRISIIFQEPMTYLNPVFTIGNQIAEALVVHKNVKKKEAMEAAIDMLSRVGMPAPELRIKEYPHQLSGGMRQRVLIAMALICGPSLLIADEPTTALDVTIQAQILDLIIKLQKENNMSVMLITHDFGVVAETCQRVSVMYGGKIVESADVLSIFDNPLHPYTSGLLKAVRSGNETGRKKRLETIPGNVPNPAFLPEGCRFNPRCPIADGYCRQKEPELIEKERGHLVRCWKAQ; encoded by the coding sequence GTGGAAAAAACGCTTCTAAATGTAGAAGATTTGAAAACATATTTCTATAAGAATGACAAGGTTATCAAAGCTGTTGACGGACTTTCATTCAAAATCAATGAAGGTGAAATCCACGGCATAGTAGGTGAATCAGGATGCGGAAAAAGTGTAACTGCATTTTCTATTTTAAAACTTATCCCATCGCCCCCGGGGAAAATCGTAAGCGGTAAAATCATATTTGAGGGGAAGGAAATTCTTTCACTGCCTGAAAAGGAAATCAGAAAAATCAGAGGCAACCGCATATCTATTATTTTTCAAGAGCCAATGACATATCTAAATCCCGTATTTACCATTGGCAACCAAATTGCGGAAGCTCTCGTTGTGCATAAGAATGTAAAGAAGAAGGAAGCAATGGAAGCCGCAATAGATATGCTTTCAAGAGTCGGTATGCCTGCACCTGAATTACGAATAAAAGAATATCCGCATCAGTTGAGCGGCGGAATGAGACAGCGTGTCTTAATAGCAATGGCGCTTATCTGCGGACCATCGCTTCTAATTGCAGACGAACCAACAACTGCACTCGATGTTACGATTCAAGCACAAATCTTAGACCTCATAATCAAACTGCAAAAAGAAAACAATATGTCCGTAATGCTCATTACACATGATTTTGGGGTGGTAGCTGAAACCTGCCAAAGAGTATCCGTAATGTATGGTGGAAAAATAGTAGAATCTGCAGATGTGTTATCCATATTTGACAATCCTCTTCATCCTTATACATCAGGACTTCTTAAAGCGGTACGCTCAGGAAATGAAACAGGCAGAAAGAAACGGCTTGAAACGATACCGGGAAATGTGCCAAATCCTGCTTTTTTACCCGAGGGGTGCCGTTTTAATCCGAGATGCCCAATTGCAGACGGCTACTGCAGACAAAAGGAACCGGAATTGATTGAAAAAGAAAGAGGTCATCTTGTAAGGTGCTGGAAAGCGCAGTAA